The Heyndrickxia vini genome contains a region encoding:
- a CDS encoding catalase has protein sequence MENKKTNQLKKYAINNEKKAGLTTNQGLKMSEDEFSLKNGLRGPTLMEDFHFKEKMTHFDHERIPERVVHARGVGAHGIFQLYESLESFTKADFLTDPTKITPVFVRFSTVQGFRGSSDTVRDVRGFATKFYTDEGNFDLVGNNMPVFFIQDAIKFPDFVHAVKPEPHNEIPQGASAHDTFWDFIGQNHESAHMIMWHMSDRAIPRSLRMMEGFGVHTFRLVNAEGEAHFVKFHWKPALGVHSLVWDEAQKIAGKNPDFHRQDLYEAIDKGDFPEWELGIQFIREEDEHTFDFDILDPTKLWPEEEVPVKNVGKMTLNQNVDNFFAETEQVAFHPGHVVPGFDFSNDPLLQGRLFSYTDTQLSRLGGPNFHQIPINQPVCPFHNNQRDGMHQMTIHHGQTSYHRNGLNANQPQPVPVEKGGYEHYQEKVEGNKIRGRSDSFLDFYSQAKLFYNSLAPYEQRHVKNAFSFELGKCKCDMVKYNAVDLINHIDRQLAKEVAENIGTLLPEQNLEVNTTKKSPALSMANTISKPDTKSVAVLLNGKPNEAQLSDWIKTFVQNKVNYSIVDKRAYQLNGMLKVTDTYDTADPTLFDAVLVISSQSIIDAPVLEFIETTYKHCKPLGLALDVHQSIEKSRIDINASGVYDLSVSNLQLFIEGIAQGRFWDRY, from the coding sequence ATGGAAAATAAGAAAACAAATCAATTAAAGAAATATGCAATCAATAATGAAAAAAAGGCAGGTTTAACTACTAATCAAGGATTAAAAATGTCTGAGGATGAATTTTCTTTAAAAAACGGTTTAAGAGGCCCTACCTTGATGGAAGATTTTCATTTCAAAGAAAAAATGACCCATTTCGACCATGAACGAATTCCTGAGCGTGTCGTTCATGCACGAGGAGTTGGTGCACACGGAATCTTCCAACTATATGAATCTTTAGAGAGCTTTACTAAGGCCGATTTCTTAACAGATCCAACAAAAATCACCCCAGTATTTGTTCGTTTTTCTACTGTTCAGGGTTTTAGAGGATCGAGCGATACCGTCCGTGATGTGCGCGGCTTTGCAACAAAATTTTACACGGATGAAGGCAATTTCGATTTAGTCGGAAATAATATGCCGGTGTTCTTTATCCAAGATGCGATTAAATTCCCTGATTTTGTCCATGCTGTTAAACCCGAACCACATAATGAAATCCCTCAAGGTGCCAGTGCACACGATACGTTTTGGGACTTTATCGGTCAAAATCATGAATCAGCACATATGATCATGTGGCATATGAGCGATCGCGCCATCCCCCGAAGCTTGCGTATGATGGAGGGATTTGGCGTACATACCTTCCGCCTTGTGAATGCTGAAGGAGAAGCGCATTTTGTAAAATTCCATTGGAAACCAGCATTAGGTGTACATTCTCTAGTGTGGGATGAAGCGCAAAAGATAGCTGGAAAGAACCCCGACTTTCATCGTCAAGATTTATATGAGGCCATTGATAAAGGAGATTTCCCTGAATGGGAACTAGGAATACAATTTATTCGGGAAGAGGATGAACATACATTTGATTTTGATATTTTAGATCCAACGAAATTATGGCCAGAAGAAGAGGTTCCAGTGAAAAACGTTGGGAAAATGACTTTAAATCAAAATGTTGATAACTTCTTTGCAGAAACGGAACAAGTCGCTTTTCACCCTGGTCATGTTGTGCCTGGTTTCGATTTTTCCAATGATCCTTTACTTCAAGGTCGTTTGTTTTCCTATACCGATACACAACTATCAAGATTAGGGGGTCCTAACTTCCACCAGATTCCAATTAATCAACCAGTATGTCCCTTTCATAATAATCAGCGAGATGGAATGCATCAAATGACGATCCATCATGGTCAAACAAGCTATCATCGAAATGGCTTAAATGCTAATCAACCCCAACCCGTTCCTGTTGAAAAGGGTGGTTATGAGCATTATCAGGAAAAAGTGGAAGGAAACAAAATTAGAGGTCGCAGTGATAGCTTTTTAGACTTCTACTCACAAGCAAAGTTATTTTACAATAGTCTTGCTCCTTATGAACAACGTCATGTAAAAAATGCATTTAGTTTTGAATTAGGCAAATGTAAATGTGATATGGTCAAATATAACGCAGTTGATCTTATCAATCATATTGATCGACAATTGGCAAAAGAAGTTGCCGAAAATATCGGGACATTGTTACCTGAACAAAATCTAGAAGTAAATACTACGAAAAAGTCCCCAGCCTTAAGCATGGCAAACACCATAAGTAAGCCCGATACAAAGTCAGTTGCCGTTCTATTAAATGGGAAACCTAATGAAGCGCAGCTTTCGGATTGGATTAAAACGTTTGTGCAGAATAAAGTGAATTATAGTATCGTTGATAAAAGAGCTTATCAGTTAAACGGCATGCTAAAAGTGACGGATACGTATGATACTGCAGATCCCACTCTTTTTGATGCAGTATTAGTAATTAGCAGCCAATCAATTATTGATGCACCCGTTTTGGAATTTATTGAAACGACATATAAACATTGTAAGCCTTTAGGTTTAGCTCTCGATGTTCATCAATCTATAGAAAAGAGCCGCATTGATATAAATGCCTCTGGCGTGTACGATTTATCCGTATCTAATCTACAATTATTTATTGAAGGGATCGCCCAAGGCCGATTCTGGGATCGATACTAG
- a CDS encoding response regulator has protein sequence MENNLKVLICDDSVLIRKKLRGILEKCRCEKVLEAENGNMAVEIVKAHNPDLVFMDIVMPDKDGIEALKEIMEVNSKAKVVMASSVGTNQHLKKALEFGAYDFIQKPITLEAVTNVVEKVLKEGSVNV, from the coding sequence ATGGAAAATAATTTAAAAGTCCTAATTTGTGATGATTCTGTACTAATTCGAAAAAAATTAAGAGGTATTTTAGAGAAATGTAGATGTGAGAAAGTACTTGAGGCTGAAAACGGAAATATGGCCGTTGAAATAGTAAAAGCTCATAACCCCGATTTAGTATTTATGGATATCGTTATGCCTGATAAAGATGGAATTGAAGCATTAAAAGAAATCATGGAAGTTAATTCAAAAGCGAAAGTAGTTATGGCTTCATCTGTTGGGACAAATCAGCATCTTAAAAAGGCACTGGAATTTGGGGCATATGATTTTATTCAGAAACCGATTACGCTTGAGGCAGTTACGAATGTAGTCGAAAAGGTTTTGAAGGAGGGAAGCGTAAATGTTTAG
- a CDS encoding acyl-CoA thioesterase, whose product MEDVLEIIVRSTEIDVNGHVNNAKYLEYLEWGRENWYENAGLPYDRFLDMGIQTVTVNININYRRECRQNDQLSIRTRPEKVGRSSYVLLQEIYNQHGEKCADALVTSVTMNSLTRKSCDVPDELRTLFEGL is encoded by the coding sequence ATAGAGGATGTTCTAGAAATTATTGTCCGCTCTACAGAAATTGATGTGAATGGTCATGTTAACAATGCAAAGTATTTGGAATACTTGGAATGGGGCCGTGAAAATTGGTATGAAAACGCGGGGCTTCCTTATGATCGTTTTCTTGATATGGGAATACAAACAGTAACAGTTAACATAAACATTAATTATCGAAGAGAATGCAGACAAAATGACCAGCTTTCAATTCGAACACGCCCGGAGAAAGTTGGAAGAAGCAGTTATGTCTTACTGCAAGAAATTTATAATCAGCATGGGGAAAAGTGTGCAGATGCACTCGTAACAAGTGTTACCATGAATTCATTAACACGTAAAAGCTGTGATGTACCTGATGAATTACGCACACTATTTGAAGGACTCTAG